Within the Micromonospora citrea genome, the region CTGGTGATCGTGCGGCACCCGAAGCGGGCCACCGCGTCCTGACCTCTCCGAGCGCCGATCCCGTCGCGCCGACCGCTCCCCCGGCCGGCGTGACGGGGCCGGTTCCGGCGCGCGGCGCGACGGGAGGCCCGGCGGGGACACGCGCGCGACGGGCCCGGTTCCGGCGCGCGGCGCGACGGGGAAATCCCGGTGGGCCGGCGCGACCGCGTCGACAATGACCTGATCGACTTCTGGGAGGGCTGATGAACCGACCCGTCGTGGTGGGGGTGGACGGATCGCCGCCGAGCCTGGTGGCGGCGGAGCACGCCGCCCGGGCCGCCGTGCAGCGGTCCCGCCCGCTGCACCTGGTGCACGGCTACCTGCACCCGCTCGGCTACGGCGTGCCGGTCAACCCGTACGACCTGGGGTTGCCGGCGCCGACCGAGGACGGGCAGAAGATGCTGGAGCAGGCGGCCGCCGACCTCGCGGAACGCTGGCCCGGGCTGACCGTCGAGGTGCGCCAGGTGGCCGGTGGGCCGGGCGCGACGCTGGTCGAGGAGTCCCGTCGGGCGGAGCTGGTGGTGGTGGGCAGCCGGGGTCTGGGCGGCTTCGCGGGGCTGCTGCTCGGCTCGGTGGGCACGCAGGTGGCCTCGCACGCGCACTGCCCGGTGCTGGTGGTCCGTCCCGCCGAGGAACCGATCCCGGTCGCCGGGCCGGTGCTGGTCGGGGTGGACGGTTCGGAGCCGGCCGAGCTGGCCGTCGGGTACGCCGCCGACGAGGCGACCCGCCGCGGGACCGGCCTGGTGCTGGCGCACGTCCGGCCGCCGGACGGGGAGCGTCGGGTGCCCGACGAGGTGACGGAGACGGGGTCCGCCGCGCACGCGGAGTCGGCCGGGCTGCTGGCCACGGCCGCGGCGGCGGTCCGCGGCAGCCACCCGGGGCTGCCCGTCGAGGAGCGGGTGCTGTCGGCCGCCAAACCGGAGCAGGCGCTGATCGAGGCCAGCGGCGACGCGGCGCTGGTGGTGGTCGGCTCGCGGGGCCGGGGCGGCTTCGCCGGGCTGCTGCTCGGCTCGGTCAGCCAGGCGCTGGTGCAGCACGCGCACTGCCCGGTGCTGGTCGCCCGCCCGTACGGCCACGCCCGCTGAACCGCCCCCGGCCCGCCGGCCCCCGGGAAGAGGGTCGGCGGGCCGGGCGTCGGTCAGTGGTCGCGCCCTCCGAGCAGCTCCTCGAAGCTGGTGGTGAGGGCGAACGGGTCCACGGGTCCGGCGGACGGCGGGCGCCGCCGGATCTGGTCGGCCAGCTCGCCCGCGGCGCGGTCGGTCCGCGCGCGCAGCGCGCCGTCGGCGGCGCCGGCGGCCCAGTCCTCCGGCGCGGCGAAGACCGCCGTGGGCACCACGACCGACCGCAGGTACGCGAACATCGGCCGCAGGGCGTGCTCCAGGGCGAGCGAGTGCCGGGCGGTGCCGCCGGTGGCGCCGACCAGCACCGGCCGGTCCGCCAGCGCACCGGCGTCGACCAGGTCGAAGAAGGACTTGAACAGCCCGTTGTACGACGCGTTGAAGATCGGGGTGACGGCGATCAGCCCGTCCGCGCCGGTGACCGTGTCGAGCACCTCCCGCAGCGCCGCCGACGGGAAGCCGGTGAGCAGGTGGTTGACGATGTCGTGGGCGTGCTCGCGCAGCTCGACGGGGCGGACGT harbors:
- a CDS encoding universal stress protein, which encodes MNRPVVVGVDGSPPSLVAAEHAARAAVQRSRPLHLVHGYLHPLGYGVPVNPYDLGLPAPTEDGQKMLEQAAADLAERWPGLTVEVRQVAGGPGATLVEESRRAELVVVGSRGLGGFAGLLLGSVGTQVASHAHCPVLVVRPAEEPIPVAGPVLVGVDGSEPAELAVGYAADEATRRGTGLVLAHVRPPDGERRVPDEVTETGSAAHAESAGLLATAAAAVRGSHPGLPVEERVLSAAKPEQALIEASGDAALVVVGSRGRGGFAGLLLGSVSQALVQHAHCPVLVARPYGHAR
- a CDS encoding FMN reductase; amino-acid sequence: MTRRTLAVVSAGLGQPSSTRLLADQLAAATRDELARRGDDVDVRPVELREHAHDIVNHLLTGFPSAALREVLDTVTGADGLIAVTPIFNASYNGLFKSFFDLVDAGALADRPVLVGATGGTARHSLALEHALRPMFAYLRSVVVPTAVFAAPEDWAAGAADGALRARTDRAAGELADQIRRRPPSAGPVDPFALTTSFEELLGGRDH